One genomic segment of Nitrosopumilus sp. includes these proteins:
- a CDS encoding trans-sialidase: MAAAKKQTKQDLEKKITELEAKLNQLSTQLESKPKEAPKPQETPKPAEVKPAETKPAPKPAERPAATTKPKGTLPKGFETKPAEAPKPKEAPKPADSKSQPPTTFQAALEEAYQNAAMTDFHQYRAKVTGYSPAPNRYFVRRYAPVGKVPTTNWNDQKVKVTGYTQPSNQYFATRARLAYHPADKTFGSFSGTNMSVDGLALETKQAPTPEPPKPKRGTLPKGF; this comes from the coding sequence ATGGCAGCTGCTAAAAAGCAAACTAAACAAGATCTTGAAAAAAAGATTACCGAATTAGAAGCAAAACTAAATCAACTTTCTACTCAGCTAGAGTCAAAACCAAAGGAAGCTCCTAAACCACAGGAAACACCAAAACCAGCTGAAGTAAAACCAGCAGAAACTAAACCTGCACCAAAACCAGCTGAACGACCTGCTGCAACAACAAAACCTAAAGGTACTTTGCCAAAGGGATTTGAAACTAAACCAGCAGAAGCTCCTAAACCAAAGGAAGCACCAAAACCAGCTGATAGCAAATCACAGCCTCCAACAACATTCCAAGCAGCATTAGAGGAAGCATACCAAAACGCTGCAATGACTGATTTTCATCAGTACCGAGCAAAGGTAACAGGCTATTCTCCAGCTCCTAACAGATACTTTGTTAGAAGATATGCTCCAGTCGGAAAAGTTCCTACAACAAATTGGAATGATCAAAAAGTAAAGGTAACTGGTTATACACAACCATCAAACCAATACTTTGCAACAAGAGCAAGACTTGCATATCATCCAGCTGATAAGACATTTGGAAGTTTTAGTGGAACTAACATGAGTGTTGACGGACTCGCTTTAGAAACAAAACAAGCTCCAACACCAGAACCACCAAAACCAAAAAGAGGCACTCTTCCAAAAGGTTTCTAA
- a CDS encoding trans-sialidase — MAAKRKASTKKDLEEKIAELEAKLTKLSTQLEAKPAPKPAETKPAEPKPAPKPAETKPAEPKPAPKPAETKPAETKPAEPKPAPKPAETAPPAPVSFQDALEEAYQNAAMTDFHQYRAKVTGYSPAPNRYFVRRYAPVGKVPTTNWNDQKVKVTGYTQPSNQYFATRARLAYHPADKTFGSFSGTNMNVDGVVLQSQKATPPEPPKPAKGTLPKGMGQTQTQQAPPPQQSSSSGSEGKSRKEQLEEYEKDYLQRIEQDRIEQEKAYQKAVESEAKTRSSQTRGTLPKGFEPKPEPEAPKASRGTLPKGF, encoded by the coding sequence ATGGCAGCAAAGCGAAAAGCAAGTACAAAAAAAGATCTTGAAGAAAAAATCGCTGAACTTGAGGCAAAACTAACTAAATTATCAACACAACTTGAAGCAAAGCCAGCTCCAAAACCAGCAGAAACAAAACCTGCTGAACCAAAGCCAGCTCCAAAACCAGCAGAAACAAAACCTGCTGAACCAAAGCCAGCTCCAAAACCAGCAGAAACAAAACCAGCAGAAACAAAACCTGCTGAACCAAAGCCAGCTCCAAAACCAGCAGAAACTGCTCCACCAGCTCCAGTAAGTTTTCAGGATGCATTAGAGGAAGCATACCAAAACGCTGCAATGACTGATTTTCATCAGTACCGAGCAAAGGTAACAGGCTATTCTCCAGCTCCTAACAGATACTTTGTTAGAAGATATGCTCCAGTCGGAAAAGTTCCTACAACAAATTGGAATGATCAAAAAGTAAAGGTAACTGGTTATACACAACCATCAAACCAATACTTTGCAACAAGAGCAAGACTTGCATATCATCCAGCTGATAAGACATTTGGAAGTTTTAGTGGAACTAACATGAATGTTGATGGTGTAGTTTTACAATCACAAAAAGCAACACCACCAGAACCACCAAAACCTGCAAAGGGCACACTTCCAAAGGGTATGGGACAAACACAAACACAACAAGCTCCACCACCACAACAATCATCTTCTAGTGGAAGTGAAGGAAAGTCAAGAAAAGAACAACTTGAAGAATATGAAAAAGATTACTTGCAAAGAATAGAACAAGATAGAATAGAACAAGAAAAGGCTTATCAAAAAGCTGTTGAATCTGAAGCAAAAACTAGATCTTCTCAAACACGTGGTACTTTACCAAAAGGTTTTGAACCAAAACCAGAACCTGAAGCACCCAAGGCTTCTAGAGGAACTCTTCCAAAAGGCTTCTAA
- the bcp gene encoding thioredoxin-dependent thiol peroxidase, protein MISEGDSVPKFELNDSNGNTVKSSDFKGKKHAIYFYPKDFTPGCTTEADEFSKDYKKFQKEGIEIIGISPDDVDSHKKFCDKMGIKYPLLADVDKKVSKLFGVWGLKKFMGREYMGVNRSTFLVNEKGKIFKIYPKVKPAGHSKEVMNDFLSSN, encoded by the coding sequence ATGATTTCAGAAGGGGACTCAGTTCCAAAATTTGAGTTAAATGATTCAAACGGAAATACAGTAAAATCATCTGATTTTAAAGGCAAAAAGCATGCCATCTATTTTTATCCAAAGGACTTTACACCAGGATGCACTACAGAGGCAGACGAATTTTCAAAAGACTATAAAAAATTTCAAAAAGAAGGAATCGAGATAATTGGCATCAGTCCAGATGATGTTGATTCTCATAAAAAATTCTGTGACAAGATGGGAATAAAATATCCACTTTTAGCAGATGTGGATAAAAAAGTATCAAAACTATTTGGAGTTTGGGGATTAAAGAAATTCATGGGCAGGGAATACATGGGTGTGAATCGAAGTACTTTTCTTGTAAATGAGAAAGGAAAAATTTTCAAAATTTACCCCAAAGTAAAACCTGCAGGGCATTCTAAAGAAGTAATGAATGATTTTCTAAGTTCAAATTAA
- a CDS encoding MIP/aquaporin family protein yields MVNPRAYLAEAIATYGLVFFGPLSVILAIASFGETLTTQSVLFISLGHGGAIALMVYAFGHVSGAHINPAVTIPMMITKKIGIADGIGYIISQLIGAVAAAATLKAILPELGAAVNFGTQGGPSELINNSIASGFAVEAVLTFFLVTVIFMTAVHKKASPGWHGFTIGGMVFLIHLIAVPLTGASVNPARTFGPALISGFWEFHWLYWAAPVLGGIIAGLIMNYVFVKPAEKEA; encoded by the coding sequence ATGGTAAATCCAAGAGCATATCTTGCTGAAGCAATTGCAACTTATGGTTTGGTCTTCTTTGGTCCACTTTCAGTTATCTTGGCTATAGCATCATTTGGCGAAACACTGACTACTCAATCTGTATTGTTTATCTCACTTGGACATGGTGGCGCAATTGCTCTGATGGTTTATGCATTTGGACATGTCTCTGGAGCTCACATTAATCCTGCAGTCACTATTCCTATGATGATTACAAAAAAGATAGGAATTGCAGATGGCATTGGATATATTATTTCACAATTAATTGGTGCAGTTGCAGCAGCTGCTACTCTCAAGGCAATATTGCCAGAACTTGGTGCTGCAGTTAACTTTGGAACTCAAGGTGGTCCAAGCGAATTAATCAATAACAGTATTGCTTCTGGATTTGCAGTTGAAGCAGTTCTTACCTTCTTCTTAGTTACTGTAATTTTTATGACCGCAGTTCACAAAAAGGCATCTCCAGGATGGCATGGATTTACAATTGGTGGAATGGTTTTCCTAATTCACTTAATTGCTGTACCTCTAACTGGTGCATCAGTAAATCCTGCAAGAACATTTGGTCCTGCATTAATATCTGGATTTTGGGAATTCCACTGGTTATATTGGGCAGCACCAGTTCTAGGTGGTATTATTGCAGGATTGATTATGAACTATGTTTTTGTCAAACCTGCAGAAAAAGAAGCATAA
- a CDS encoding Vms1/Ankzf1 family peptidyl-tRNA hydrolase — protein sequence MQKNQNFSEIKPSEWLLINRFLHELKQVDTQCVSVYYPYGKGMETISLLQETKRNELLEKIESKIEKRIFELKEKPPSAGKFAKTLCIFGWIKNDKVIIKEIGISKKLPYVYMVSKKPFVKPFRDILKINRDVLLVTIDQKTARIQRFHGDQITQESTLRIDLQGRHRKGGQSQGRFLRARQTKIHVFFKKVANKVRMMNSNSELILLGGSGHAKTEFYGELDSELTKKCKFVENLSFSTPLKDIEKKIIHHLYQYRKKYVAEIIDKYEKLVKDGLTAKKNDEIYKALKIGAVDTLIVSTDYYSDPKFRNIMKMLEIAKSTSSKIEFATSQKIIKKLELDDSVLAILRYRIK from the coding sequence GTGCAAAAAAATCAAAATTTTTCTGAAATCAAACCCTCTGAATGGTTACTGATAAACCGATTTCTGCATGAATTAAAACAAGTTGACACTCAATGCGTATCGGTTTATTATCCATATGGAAAGGGAATGGAAACAATATCTTTGCTACAAGAAACAAAGAGAAATGAGTTACTTGAAAAAATTGAATCTAAAATTGAAAAACGTATATTCGAACTCAAAGAAAAACCGCCGTCTGCAGGAAAGTTTGCAAAAACTCTTTGTATTTTTGGCTGGATAAAAAATGATAAAGTAATTATCAAAGAAATTGGGATTTCAAAAAAATTACCATATGTCTACATGGTAAGTAAGAAACCTTTTGTTAAACCATTTCGTGACATTCTTAAAATTAATCGTGATGTTTTGTTGGTAACAATAGATCAAAAAACTGCAAGAATACAAAGATTTCATGGGGATCAGATTACTCAAGAATCTACATTACGAATAGATCTACAGGGAAGACACCGAAAAGGAGGACAAAGTCAAGGAAGATTCCTTAGAGCAAGACAGACAAAAATTCATGTTTTCTTTAAAAAAGTTGCAAACAAAGTGAGGATGATGAATTCAAATTCAGAGTTAATATTGTTGGGTGGATCTGGACATGCAAAAACAGAATTCTATGGTGAACTTGATTCGGAATTAACAAAAAAATGTAAGTTTGTAGAAAATTTGTCTTTTTCCACTCCTCTAAAAGACATTGAAAAGAAAATAATTCATCATCTGTATCAATATCGAAAAAAATATGTTGCAGAAATTATTGATAAATATGAAAAATTAGTCAAAGACGGATTGACAGCTAAAAAAAATGATGAAATTTACAAGGCATTAAAAATTGGTGCAGTAGACACACTAATTGTTTCAACTGATTATTATTCTGATCCTAAATTTAGAAATATAATGAAAATGCTGGAGATTGCAAAAAGTACATCATCTAAAATTGAATTTGCAACATCCCAAAAAATAATTAAAAAACTGGAACTTGATGACTCTGTTTTAGCAATACTTCGATATCGGATTAAGTAA
- a CDS encoding zinc-ribbon domain-containing protein, which produces MKPQSCRNCGKELWQNQRVCPQCGKDSGYDDSE; this is translated from the coding sequence ATGAAGCCTCAATCCTGTAGAAATTGTGGAAAGGAATTATGGCAAAATCAAAGAGTTTGTCCTCAATGTGGAAAAGATAGTGGATATGACGATTCTGAATAA
- a CDS encoding CBS domain-containing protein → MKYAKDYKNTPRTIKHDSNLADVLKKIIDEKKSRILVTENNKITGIVSEKDLGLFLLTDETEQKLDEIPLSKIVKKIISVDENTSLDECAEIMLKKAIGSLVVKSNDEVVGILTKTDLVRYFTKTHAGEKIVGEYMSPYYAWQYLDTPLYKVVTKMIDEKISRVILRDHDEMPVGIVTFRDLFELALKQGKYEDVLDNTDPVISVIFPRKGFISESGFGGSVKASDVMSKNIVSVDYDEDLAKAGTILLEKNINGAGVLSGHGSIIGIISKSDIVKAMAFLK, encoded by the coding sequence ATGAAATACGCCAAGGATTACAAAAATACTCCTAGAACAATTAAACATGATTCAAATCTAGCTGATGTCTTAAAAAAAATCATTGATGAAAAAAAGAGCAGAATACTTGTTACAGAAAATAATAAAATTACAGGAATAGTATCTGAGAAAGATTTAGGATTGTTCCTATTAACAGATGAAACAGAACAAAAGCTAGATGAAATTCCATTATCAAAAATTGTTAAAAAAATCATTTCAGTAGACGAAAATACCAGCCTTGATGAATGTGCAGAAATAATGCTAAAAAAAGCAATTGGTTCTTTGGTTGTAAAATCAAACGATGAAGTTGTAGGCATTTTAACAAAGACAGATCTTGTGAGATATTTTACCAAAACACATGCAGGTGAGAAAATAGTAGGAGAGTACATGTCGCCATACTATGCCTGGCAATACTTGGACACCCCACTATACAAAGTAGTTACAAAAATGATTGATGAGAAGATTTCCAGAGTAATTCTACGTGATCATGACGAAATGCCAGTAGGAATAGTTACTTTTAGAGATTTGTTTGAATTAGCATTAAAACAAGGAAAATATGAGGATGTTCTAGATAACACAGATCCAGTAATTTCAGTAATATTTCCTAGAAAAGGATTCATTTCGGAATCAGGATTTGGTGGGAGTGTAAAGGCTAGCGATGTTATGAGTAAAAACATTGTTTCTGTAGATTATGATGAGGATTTAGCAAAAGCAGGAACAATTCTATTAGAGAAAAACATCAACGGAGCTGGAGTGCTATCTGGTCATGGAAGCATTATTGGAATAATCAGTAAATCAGATATTGTAAAAGCTATGGCATTTTTGAAATAA
- a CDS encoding universal stress protein, with protein MDLNRILVPIDGSKKSFEALDRAITLAGFTHGQVTAIHVIPHVLEGGTRTKAFDKQLQDEGKILLQKAAKRAGNKNVKFTTKLLRGSPSHVTLHTAKSGKFDHIVMSTTGAGSASNDMIGSVSNYILHKSKIPVYLIK; from the coding sequence ATGGATTTAAACCGAATTTTAGTACCAATTGATGGCTCGAAAAAATCATTTGAAGCCTTGGATAGGGCAATAACTCTTGCAGGATTTACTCATGGACAAGTAACTGCAATTCATGTGATTCCGCATGTTTTGGAGGGTGGCACAAGAACAAAAGCTTTTGATAAACAACTTCAAGATGAAGGAAAGATTCTTTTACAAAAAGCAGCAAAACGAGCTGGAAATAAGAACGTCAAATTTACAACCAAATTACTAAGAGGTTCACCAAGCCATGTTACATTACATACTGCAAAATCTGGAAAGTTTGATCATATTGTTATGAGTACTACCGGTGCTGGTTCTGCATCAAATGATATGATAGGAAGTGTTTCAAATTATATTTTGCACAAATCAAAAATCCCTGTTTACCTAATAAAATAA
- a CDS encoding dienelactone hydrolase family protein, translating into MQNQFHLLSLILLLSLGFVSFSMINAEQSSGKSEWDIMSYDDCDDVLCSETISALYEIPSIAYFPPPLKQISQGTDPNNVTCTEGKELVLKKSNGLPACINPASVEKLISRGWAIHILPDYTNKNNNSEIFTMGNYNTTSETVDYFGDTSGYLAKPTTDGNYPGIVMIHEWWGLNDNIKEMADKLASHGYVVLAIDLYNGKIGTTSEQARELVSSYNLDDGLENMNSAVLFLTDNYSVDKIGSIGWCFGGGQSLNLALNNNAMDATVIYYGSLITDYEKLSSINWPVLGIFAELDQGITVDTVNKFEKTLNDLEIPNEIKIYSGVNHAFANPSGDRYAPEESKDAWTKTISFLDSALKKNL; encoded by the coding sequence ATGCAAAATCAATTCCATTTACTTTCTTTGATTCTTTTACTCTCTCTAGGATTTGTTTCGTTTTCAATGATTAATGCTGAGCAATCCTCTGGAAAATCTGAATGGGATATCATGTCTTATGATGACTGTGATGATGTGTTATGTTCTGAAACAATATCTGCCCTATATGAAATTCCATCCATTGCTTATTTTCCACCTCCACTAAAGCAAATCTCCCAAGGTACTGATCCAAATAATGTCACATGTACGGAAGGCAAGGAATTAGTTTTGAAAAAATCCAATGGTTTACCAGCTTGCATTAATCCTGCAAGTGTTGAAAAATTAATTTCACGTGGCTGGGCAATTCATATTCTTCCTGATTATACTAATAAAAATAATAATTCTGAAATTTTTACAATGGGTAACTATAACACTACTTCTGAAACAGTAGATTACTTTGGTGATACAAGTGGCTATTTGGCAAAACCAACTACTGATGGAAATTATCCCGGTATTGTAATGATTCACGAATGGTGGGGATTAAATGATAATATCAAAGAGATGGCTGACAAACTTGCATCTCACGGCTATGTTGTATTGGCAATTGATCTTTATAATGGTAAAATCGGAACAACTTCTGAGCAAGCAAGGGAATTAGTTAGCAGTTATAATTTAGATGATGGGCTTGAGAACATGAATTCTGCAGTTTTATTTTTGACTGATAATTATTCTGTAGATAAGATTGGTTCAATTGGTTGGTGTTTTGGTGGAGGGCAGTCTCTAAACCTTGCTTTGAATAATAATGCAATGGATGCAACTGTAATTTATTATGGCAGTCTAATTACTGACTATGAAAAATTATCTTCAATTAATTGGCCTGTACTAGGAATATTTGCAGAACTTGATCAAGGGATTACTGTTGATACTGTAAATAAATTTGAAAAAACACTCAATGACTTAGAAATTCCAAATGAAATTAAAATTTATTCTGGAGTAAATCACGCTTTTGCAAATCCATCAGGTGACCGATATGCTCCTGAAGAATCAAAAGATGCATGGACTAAAACCATTTCATTTCTTGATTCTGCCTTAAAGAAAAATCTGTAA
- a CDS encoding CBS domain-containing protein yields the protein MSREDLTLSDILVGDIMAKTLISVNTSTTLLQIAKMMEQGRIGAIIVKKDDNPFGIVTDRDFATKVAANKLSLDSPVEKIMSTPLITINHDEPISTAAKRMTDKKIRKLAVTNNGNIVGIITSTDLVTQLAKN from the coding sequence ATGAGCCGTGAAGATCTCACTTTATCTGATATTCTTGTAGGAGATATTATGGCAAAAACCTTAATCAGTGTCAATACTTCTACTACCCTACTACAAATTGCAAAAATGATGGAACAAGGTAGAATTGGTGCAATTATTGTCAAAAAAGATGATAATCCATTTGGAATTGTAACTGATAGAGATTTTGCAACCAAGGTTGCTGCAAACAAATTATCATTAGATTCCCCAGTTGAAAAAATAATGTCCACCCCACTTATTACAATTAATCACGATGAACCCATTTCTACAGCTGCTAAAAGAATGACTGATAAAAAAATCAGAAAACTTGCAGTAACTAATAATGGGAACATTGTAGGAATTATTACATCTACTGATCTTGTAACACAACTAGCAAAAAACTAA
- a CDS encoding DNA-3-methyladenine glycosylase I codes for MKNRCDWAKEEPNISYHDNEWGKPVHDDQKLFEFLILEGAQAGLSWTTILKRRDGYRNAFSNFNPELVSKFTQKDIKKLVNDESIIRNKLKITSAINNAIKFLQIQKEFGSFDSYLWGFVNNKPIKNTFKKLSELPASTEISTKLSKDLKQRGFTFVGPTICYAFMQAVGMVNDHTSDCYLFKK; via the coding sequence ATGAAGAATAGATGTGATTGGGCTAAAGAAGAACCAAATATCTCTTATCATGATAATGAATGGGGGAAACCTGTTCATGACGATCAAAAATTATTTGAATTTTTAATCTTAGAGGGCGCCCAAGCTGGTCTTTCATGGACTACGATTCTAAAGCGAAGGGATGGATATCGTAATGCCTTTTCAAATTTTAATCCTGAATTAGTTTCAAAATTTACTCAAAAAGATATAAAAAAACTAGTTAATGATGAATCTATTATTAGAAATAAACTAAAAATCACTTCGGCAATAAACAATGCAATCAAGTTTTTACAAATTCAAAAAGAGTTTGGTTCTTTTGATTCTTACTTGTGGGGGTTTGTAAATAATAAACCAATTAAAAACACTTTCAAAAAATTATCAGAACTTCCAGCATCAACTGAAATCTCAACTAAATTAAGTAAGGATCTTAAACAGAGAGGCTTTACATTTGTTGGACCGACCATCTGTTATGCCTTTATGCAGGCAGTTGGCATGGTAAATGATCATACATCTGACTGTTATTTGTTCAAAAAATGA
- a CDS encoding divalent metal cation transporter, whose protein sequence is MNEKFSRFSKTAGPGILFASTAIGVSHLIQSTRAGADFGLLILGFVILVTLLKYPFFEYGSRYANSTQTSIIDGYKKLGKPALWLYFLLTISSMFFVTGAVGFVTAGFFENLFGINILGDWTVVILFAMCVAILAIGRYNALDSLIKIIAIVLLISTVSAFLLTLWNGPVESVDDFTPKELFDMAGIFFLLALMGWMPTALDLSSWNSLWTLERIKQTNYKPKLQETLFEFRLAYLVTGILAIMFVILGTFIFFGSGVELPNDNSQFAHHVVTLYTHTIGNWSYIVIAASAFTVMFGTIIAVFDGYSRSMQRTVELIFSTNEFTKYPKFRIFYTVFLFVLAIGALLVIFQFQNNFKELVDFATVLSFVIAPIIAIFNFRLVTGKFLAKEHHPSLLLKILSYSGIVFLSGFAVFFLITKFIL, encoded by the coding sequence ATGAATGAAAAATTTTCAAGGTTTTCAAAAACTGCGGGACCTGGAATATTATTTGCAAGTACTGCAATTGGGGTGTCTCATTTAATTCAATCCACCAGAGCAGGTGCTGATTTTGGTTTGTTGATCCTTGGGTTTGTGATACTAGTTACTTTACTAAAATATCCTTTCTTTGAATATGGTTCTCGTTATGCAAACTCTACACAAACAAGTATAATTGATGGATACAAAAAACTTGGAAAACCTGCACTGTGGTTATATTTTCTTTTAACAATATCTTCAATGTTTTTTGTTACTGGGGCAGTAGGGTTTGTTACTGCTGGATTTTTTGAGAATCTTTTTGGAATTAATATTCTAGGTGATTGGACTGTTGTTATTTTATTTGCCATGTGTGTTGCAATTTTAGCGATTGGAAGATACAATGCTTTGGATAGTTTGATTAAGATTATTGCTATTGTGCTATTGATTTCAACAGTCTCGGCATTCCTACTGACTTTATGGAATGGACCCGTTGAGTCCGTAGATGATTTTACTCCTAAAGAATTATTTGATATGGCTGGAATTTTTTTCCTGTTGGCCTTGATGGGATGGATGCCAACAGCTCTTGATCTTTCTAGTTGGAACAGCTTGTGGACTTTGGAAAGAATTAAACAGACAAACTACAAGCCAAAATTACAAGAGACATTATTTGAATTTAGATTAGCATATCTTGTTACTGGAATTCTTGCAATAATGTTTGTCATCTTAGGCACCTTCATTTTCTTTGGGTCTGGAGTTGAATTACCGAACGATAATTCACAATTTGCACACCATGTTGTAACACTATATACTCATACTATTGGCAATTGGAGCTACATCGTAATTGCAGCTTCTGCATTTACAGTGATGTTTGGTACTATTATTGCTGTTTTTGATGGATACTCTAGATCCATGCAAAGAACAGTAGAATTAATTTTTTCTACAAATGAATTTACAAAATATCCAAAATTCCGGATTTTTTATACTGTTTTTCTGTTTGTTTTGGCAATTGGTGCACTTTTGGTGATTTTTCAATTCCAAAATAATTTCAAAGAGTTAGTTGATTTTGCAACGGTATTATCTTTTGTAATAGCGCCTATTATTGCAATTTTTAATTTTAGACTAGTCACAGGTAAATTTCTTGCAAAAGAACATCATCCGTCATTATTACTTAAAATTCTAAGCTATTCTGGAATAGTTTTCCTAAGTGGATTTGCAGTTTTCTTTTTAATAACTAAATTCATACTATGA
- a CDS encoding ferritin, whose amino-acid sequence MKLSPKIKKALNDQILLEASASNSYLAMATWCEVTGYQGAANYFYAQSDEERTHMLKIVHFLNDLGATATIPAIKAPVSSYKSLETLIKTALKNEQAVTKAIHKIVEMTQKEKDHSTYAFLEWFVNEQVQEETKFETILQKFDLLGRDKLGINEIDKYLASEATTTNEPAA is encoded by the coding sequence ATGAAACTCTCTCCAAAAATAAAAAAGGCACTCAATGATCAAATACTTCTTGAAGCTTCTGCCTCAAATAGCTATCTTGCAATGGCTACATGGTGTGAAGTAACAGGATATCAAGGCGCTGCAAACTATTTTTACGCACAATCTGATGAAGAAAGAACTCATATGCTCAAAATAGTTCATTTTCTAAATGATCTTGGAGCTACTGCCACAATCCCTGCAATTAAAGCACCAGTTAGTTCTTACAAATCTCTTGAAACCTTAATCAAGACTGCATTAAAAAACGAACAAGCAGTTACAAAGGCAATTCACAAAATTGTTGAGATGACCCAAAAAGAAAAAGATCATTCTACATATGCATTTCTAGAATGGTTTGTTAACGAGCAAGTACAAGAAGAAACAAAATTTGAAACCATATTACAAAAGTTTGATCTTCTTGGTAGAGACAAACTTGGAATCAATGAGATTGACAAGTATCTTGCATCAGAAGCTACAACCACTAATGAACCTGCAGCATAG
- a CDS encoding pyridoxamine 5'-phosphate oxidase family protein, with product MISEEIKEFLSQQRLGYVATVTPNGKPNLSPKGTIIGWNNTSLAFADIRSPDTITNLKNNSNVEINVIDPLLRKGYLFKGEARIITDSNLYADILAYYRSIGVKSPINSIVMVSVSHVSEVTSPLYDLGISEQEIKSKWKKHFANL from the coding sequence ATGATCTCTGAAGAAATTAAAGAATTTTTAAGTCAACAACGACTTGGATATGTTGCTACGGTAACTCCTAATGGCAAACCAAACTTGTCTCCAAAAGGAACAATCATTGGTTGGAATAATACAAGTTTAGCTTTTGCAGACATTAGGTCTCCTGATACCATTACTAATTTAAAAAATAATTCTAATGTTGAAATTAATGTGATTGACCCTCTTTTACGCAAGGGGTATCTCTTCAAGGGTGAGGCTAGAATCATTACTGACTCAAATCTTTATGCTGACATTCTTGCATATTATAGAAGTATAGGGGTGAAAAGTCCAATCAATTCAATTGTGATGGTAAGCGTTTCTCATGTATCCGAGGTTACTTCCCCCCTATATGATTTGGGGATATCTGAGCAAGAAATAAAATCAAAGTGGAAAAAACATTTTGCAAATCTATGA
- a CDS encoding DNA repair protein, translated as MGFFGKKKIEEEKISENSEEYILKEQLESEVENLQKEFREKQEEISNVTQKIQTVKEEYSATVSNLMLVKKELNQKKMELDVIQREHKGLLEKIKNSQKINDSKSISDFNKTKETLSKMKEELEEVTKKHEELKEEISNEQSTLSSIRKQQAESQKELDEANARLYNAKEELNKKDQFEDTSILTPKEKEFIQGHDTNQKSSAGIIEAAGAVVGSLKSKLNMTQKELETIQGLLEREREEHEITKQELEKLKKLAS; from the coding sequence ATGGGGTTTTTTGGTAAAAAGAAAATCGAAGAGGAAAAAATTTCTGAAAACAGTGAAGAGTACATACTCAAAGAACAATTGGAATCAGAAGTAGAGAACCTGCAAAAAGAATTTAGAGAAAAACAAGAAGAAATCTCAAATGTTACACAAAAGATTCAGACTGTAAAAGAAGAATATTCGGCCACAGTTAGTAATTTAATGTTAGTCAAAAAAGAATTAAATCAGAAAAAGATGGAGTTAGACGTAATCCAACGTGAACATAAAGGACTCCTAGAAAAAATTAAAAATTCACAAAAAATTAATGATTCAAAATCAATTAGTGATTTTAACAAGACTAAAGAAACTCTTTCAAAAATGAAAGAAGAATTAGAGGAAGTTACTAAAAAACATGAAGAATTAAAAGAAGAAATATCTAACGAACAATCAACACTAAGCAGTATTAGAAAACAACAAGCAGAATCTCAAAAAGAACTTGACGAAGCAAACGCTAGACTATACAATGCTAAAGAAGAATTAAATAAAAAAGATCAATTTGAAGACACAAGTATACTTACACCTAAAGAAAAAGAATTCATTCAGGGACATGATACAAATCAAAAAAGTTCAGCAGGAATTATTGAAGCTGCAGGTGCAGTAGTTGGTTCTTTAAAATCAAAACTCAACATGACACAAAAAGAATTAGAAACTATTCAAGGATTACTAGAAAGAGAGAGAGAAGAACACGAAATAACTAAACAAGAACTTGAAAAACTAAAAAAATTAGCATCATAG